From the Halobacterium zhouii genome, the window GCCAGCCCCGAGGAGATCGGCCCCTCCGAAATCGAGGACTTCTCCTGGAAGCAACTGCTCGACCACGACGCCTGCACGAAGTGCGGTCGCTGTTCGTCGGTCTGCCCGGCGAAGGCGTCGGGCCGCCCGCTCGACCCGCGTGACGTCATTCTCGACCTGAAGAACTACCGAGAGGATCTGGAGGCCGGCCGAACCGAGGAGGTCGACATCGTCGCGGACGGCGGCACCTCCGTCATCGACGCGGAGACCATGGAGTCCTGCATGAGCTGTATGGCGTGTATGGACGCCTGCCCCGTGGACATCGAGCACGTCACCCAGTTCACGGAGATGAACCGCCGACTCACGGAGTCCGGCCAGATGAACAAGAACGTCGAGGAGGCCGTGATGAACGTCTTCCAGAAGGGGAACACGTTCGGCGACCCAGACCGGAAGCGCCCGGACTGGGCCGAGGAACTCGACTTCGAGATTCCGGACGCCCGCGAGGAGTCCGTCGAGTTCCTCTGGTACGTCGGCGACTACCCCTCCTACGACGACCGCAATCAGCACGTCGCGCGGTCGCTCGCCCGCGTCCTCCACGAGGCGGGTGTCTCCTACGGCATCCTCTACGAGGACGAGCAGAACGACGGCAACGACATCCGCCGGGTCGGCGAGGAGGGGCTCTTCGAGATGCTCGCGGAGGACAACATCGAGGCGTTCCGGGAGTGTGACTACGAGAAGATCGTCTGCACGGACCCCCACTCGTACAACACGTTCAGCAACGAGTACGACCAGTTCGGCTTCGAGAACGCGGATTCCGTCTACCACTACACGCAGGTCGTCGAGGACATCGTGCGACAGGGCGCCCTCGGCCTCTCCGGGAACGAACTCGACGACACCGTGACGTACCACGACCCCTGCCACCTTGGCCGGTACAACGGCGAGTTCGAGGCGCCCCGCGAGGTCATCCGCGCGACCGGCGTCACGCTCGACGAGATGCCGCGCAACCGCGACGACTCGTTCTGTTGTGGCGGCGGCGGCGGCGGCCTCTGGATGGAGTTCGACGAGGACCCGAAGCCCAGCGAGGAGCGCATGCGCGAGGCCTTAGAGGACACGGACGCGGGCCACGGCGTCGACCGCTTCGTCGTCGCGTGCCCGATGTGCATGACGATGTACGAGGACGGCCGGAAGACCGGCGGCTACGAGGACGACATCGAGGTCGTGGACATCACGGAACTCGTCGTCGAGGCGCTCGACGCGAAAGCGGGTGTCAGCGAGGTCGACACCACGTCCGCCGCCGCGGACTGAATCAGCGCCTCGCGACGAACAGCGGCGGGGCGTCGACCGGCGGAAATCGGCGGGACGCGACTACCGCCGACCCACGAGCCACCCCACGACGAACGCCAGCAGGGCGGCCTTGAGGAATTTCTTCCTGTCGCCGTAGCGCACGAACCGCGTGTCGTCGTCGGCGAGTTCGAGTGCGCCGACCGGCGTCGCGGAGACGCCGCCACCCACGCCGTAGCCGCTGCCGCCCTGTTCGCGTTCTTCTCCCTCCGCCGTCTCGTCTTCGCGTTCGCTCTCGCCGCCACCGCCGCCGAACCCCCAGGCGACGCGCGCAACCGGAATCACGGTACGGTCGCCGCGTTCGATTGGTTCTCCGTACACCGAGTCGACGTGGCCGGCGTCCGCGAGGCGCTCGACGATCGAGCTGAACGTGCTACTGGTGTCTTCGTCCATAGGGCTGGCTACGGCGGCCAGCGGCTTACCCGTTTTCCAGTCACCCATCCAACCAGTTCCGGAGGGTCAGTTCAGCCACTCGTCGGCGAGCAGGCCGTAGATGTGCATGTCGTCCCATTCGCCGTCGACGATGCTCTCCTGCCGTCGGGTGCCCTCACGCTCGAACCCAAGGTTCTCCAGCACCGCTGCGGACGCGCCGTTCGAGGCGTTCACGCGAGCGTTCGCCTTGTGGAGTCCGCACTCTCGGAACGCGTAATCGAGGAACAGTTCGGTCCCCTCCGTGACGTAGCCGTTGCCCTGGTGCTCGGGCGCGACCCAGTACATCAGACTGCCAATCTTCAGGTTGTCGCGCATCCACCCGAACGCCACGACACCCACGGGTTCCGGGTCGTCGCCGTCGTCAGTGCTGCTCACGGCTTCGCCGGAAGAGCTTCGCTCTTCCGAGCCTCCGGCCGCGCTGCTCGCGGCTTCACCGTTCGCATCTTCCACGTCCTCGCTTCGCTCGGCCGCGCAGAGCAGAAAGTGGTAGTCGTTGCCGTCCTCGAACATCTCTTCGACGTCGTCGCTCGACCGGATCGTCGTGTCCGTCAACGGCACCCGCACGTCGGGGTGGTTGCGGCCGTACTGGATGAACTCGTAGTCCTCCTCCTCGATGGGGTGGAGGGAAACAGTGTCGCCCTCGGTGAACGCTGGTCCTGGCATGAGTGAACCCTAGGACCGCAACAGGATATGTGCTCGCTGAACTGCGTTTCACTCAGGAATCCGACGCGTCCAGCCACTCGTCGGCGAGCAGGCCGTACGTGAACATGTCCTCCCACTCGCCGTCCACGAAACACTCCCGTCGCTGGTGGCCCTCGCGCTCGAAGCCGAGTGATTCGAGCGTCCTGATTGACGCCTCGTTCGACGTCACGACGTTGGCGTTCACCTTGTTGAAGTTGCGCTCCGCGAACGCGTAGTCGAGCAAGAGCGCGGTCCCTTCCGTGACGTACCCCTCGCGCCGGTGTTCGGGGGCAATCCAGTACATCAGGCTCCCGATGCGCACGTCGTCGCGCACCCACCCGAACGCCACGACGCCGACCGGTTCGGGGTCGCGGCTCTCTCCGGTCGGCGCTCCTCCTTCCGCGGCCTCCCCCTCGTCGACGCAGACGAGGAAGTGGTACTCCGCGCCCTCCTCGAACAGTTCCGCCACGTCCTCGCGCCGACGGATCGACGTGTCTCCGAGCGTGACGCGCGTGCTCGGGTCGTTGCGGCCGCGCTGGATGAACTCGTAATCCTCCTCCTCGATGGGGTGGAGGGAAACAGTGTCGCCCTCTGTGAACGCTGGTCCAGGCATACTCGAATCTCAGGCCCGAGGCAGCATATGTGCTCGCTGAACTGCGTTTCAGTCAGGCGCCCGACGCGTCCAGCCACTCCTCGGCGAGCAGGCCGTAGCGGTAGTTGTCCCGGCGCTCGCCGTCCACGAACGTCTCCTTCCGGTGGACGCCCTCGCGCTCGAAGCCGAGGTTCTCGAGGACGCGCTGGGAGCCGACGTTGGACTCCAGGACGACGGCGTACACCTTCGCGAGGCGGCGCTCCTCGAACGCGAAATCCAGGACGAGTCGCGTCGCCTCCGTGACGTAGCCGTTGCCCTGGTGCTCGGGCGCGACCCAGTACATCAACATTCCGGAGCCGTGTTTCGTGCGAATCCACGGAATGTGGATGGCACCGACTGGTTCGGGGTCTGCTTCGTCGTCGTTCGAACTGTCGGCACCACTCCCTTCGTCGTCCGTTCGACAGATCAGGAAGCCGAACCCGTCGCCGTCGCCCGAGATGCCGTTCTCGAAGTACTCCTGTATCTGCTCGCCGTTCTGCGGGTCGACGTCCGTGAGCGGACGGCGGATGTCAGGGTGGTTGCGGCCGCGCTGGATGAACTCCAGGTCGTCCTCTTCGATGGTGTGCAGCGCCACGTTCTCGCCCGCCGCGAAGACCGGGCCCGGCATCAGACGCCACCCCACTCGTCGGCGAGCAGGCCGTAGCGGTCGGCGTCGACGTGCTCGCCCCGGACGAACTTCTCCTCGCGGAGCACGCCCTCGTGCTGGAACCCGAGCTTTTCGAGAACGCGGCGGGAGCCGTCGTTGGACTCGATGACGTCCGCGCGGATCTTGTTCAGGCGGCGGTCCGCGAACGCGTGCTCGCAGAGCAGGCCGGCGGCCTCGATGGCGTAGCCGTTCCCCCAGTGGTCGGGCGCGAGCCAGTACGCGAGCGTGGCGGTGCCGGTGACGTCGTCCTCGTCGAAGAGCACCACCATGCCCACGGGTTCCTCGTCGGCGCACGCGAGGAGACTCACGCTGTCAGCGCTCGAGAACGAGTTCTCGAAGAACTCGTGGATCTGTTCGGCGTTCGCCGCGCGGTTCAGCGTGAGCGGCTGACGCACCGCCGGGTCGTTGCGGGCGGACTGCACGAACTCGAGGTCCTCCTCCTCGACGGTCCGGAGGGTCACTGTGTCGCCCTCCGCGAACGTGGGGCCGGGCATACTCGGCGGTTTCTCGTACAGCAGGATAGGTGTTCCCGAAAGCGCGTTTCAGTCTAGCGTTCGATACGTTCCCCGTGACGGC encodes:
- a CDS encoding (Fe-S)-binding protein, whose product is MKPFVLAQAEGPTRPTFWRIGHVGEALFYYLAAVAIAFLLFGVYQRFATYAKGSEDPMDRLTDLPGRVLGAAKLVASNEKQFDRDLTAGLMHTFILWGFLTLLIGTTILAVDMDIWTKLLGQESFFVGDFYLAYSFVMDAMGFLFVVGVGMALYKRYWKRNDRLWGKHTSAEDGLFVWALFLLGVGGYVTEGVRILGTSATRTVSFETVSFVGWFVKDVLEVAGVTPEMAAAVYPVTWWSHSLLALAFVATIPYAKPFHMISSYANLVTRDEDAGVRLPQVPEDASPEEIGPSEIEDFSWKQLLDHDACTKCGRCSSVCPAKASGRPLDPRDVILDLKNYREDLEAGRTEEVDIVADGGTSVIDAETMESCMSCMACMDACPVDIEHVTQFTEMNRRLTESGQMNKNVEEAVMNVFQKGNTFGDPDRKRPDWAEELDFEIPDAREESVEFLWYVGDYPSYDDRNQHVARSLARVLHEAGVSYGILYEDEQNDGNDIRRVGEEGLFEMLAEDNIEAFRECDYEKIVCTDPHSYNTFSNEYDQFGFENADSVYHYTQVVEDIVRQGALGLSGNELDDTVTYHDPCHLGRYNGEFEAPREVIRATGVTLDEMPRNRDDSFCCGGGGGGLWMEFDEDPKPSEERMREALEDTDAGHGVDRFVVACPMCMTMYEDGRKTGGYEDDIEVVDITELVVEALDAKAGVSEVDTTSAAAD
- a CDS encoding GNAT family N-acetyltransferase, whose amino-acid sequence is MPGPAFTEGDTVSLHPIEEEDYEFIQYGRNHPDVRVPLTDTTIRSSDDVEEMFEDGNDYHFLLCAAERSEDVEDANGEAASSAAGGSEERSSSGEAVSSTDDGDDPEPVGVVAFGWMRDNLKIGSLMYWVAPEHQGNGYVTEGTELFLDYAFRECGLHKANARVNASNGASAAVLENLGFEREGTRRQESIVDGEWDDMHIYGLLADEWLN
- a CDS encoding GNAT family N-acetyltransferase codes for the protein MPGPTFAEGDTVTLRTVEEEDLEFVQSARNDPAVRQPLTLNRAANAEQIHEFFENSFSSADSVSLLACADEEPVGMVVLFDEDDVTGTATLAYWLAPDHWGNGYAIEAAGLLCEHAFADRRLNKIRADVIESNDGSRRVLEKLGFQHEGVLREEKFVRGEHVDADRYGLLADEWGGV
- a CDS encoding GNAT family N-acetyltransferase codes for the protein MPGPAFTEGDTVSLHPIEEEDYEFIQRGRNDPSTRVTLGDTSIRRREDVAELFEEGAEYHFLVCVDEGEAAEGGAPTGESRDPEPVGVVAFGWVRDDVRIGSLMYWIAPEHRREGYVTEGTALLLDYAFAERNFNKVNANVVTSNEASIRTLESLGFEREGHQRRECFVDGEWEDMFTYGLLADEWLDASDS
- a CDS encoding spore germination protein GerW family protein, translated to MDEDTSSTFSSIVERLADAGHVDSVYGEPIERGDRTVIPVARVAWGFGGGGGESEREDETAEGEEREQGGSGYGVGGGVSATPVGALELADDDTRFVRYGDRKKFLKAALLAFVVGWLVGRR
- a CDS encoding GNAT family N-acetyltransferase → MPGPVFAAGENVALHTIEEDDLEFIQRGRNHPDIRRPLTDVDPQNGEQIQEYFENGISGDGDGFGFLICRTDDEGSGADSSNDDEADPEPVGAIHIPWIRTKHGSGMLMYWVAPEHQGNGYVTEATRLVLDFAFEERRLAKVYAVVLESNVGSQRVLENLGFEREGVHRKETFVDGERRDNYRYGLLAEEWLDASGA